The genomic DNA CATTACCCCAGCGACTGACATTGGTAACATCCCGACAGAGGCCGCGAGGATCGTTAATATCAGCAAAATGCATATTTAGCGCCAACCTCAATCGCTTTGCCTGTGGTATTACATCGACAAAGTTGGTTTCGGCCTTGTAGGCCACATAGAGTTTTAGAAACTCCTCGCTTACTGCTGGATCGAGTGCCAAAACCTCTTTACGAAATGCCGCAAAAAGTTCTTGTCCCAAGCCACTGAGGAGATGAGGATGATCATCGATTGAATAGCCTGTTGTTGATTCTACCTTGGGCCGATAGGCGGTCAGGATATCGGCATCCAGTTTTGGGGCACGCCATACTTCTACTACCGAATCCTTCAATCGTTGGGCGCGCGCTTTGATCGTTTCTTCATTCCAATTCTCAAGCTGACCAAGATCCTGGTTTAGTTTAAGCGGGCTTTCCTTAAAGCCACCCTGCATATTGCGTTTCTCGCCAAAAGTCCGGTCACCATATTCCGAATTGTATCCGGTCAGAGTCAGGTTGCCGAGGGTATGGAGCCAGGTATCTCGGATACGTTCCCATTCCGTGCCCAGAGCTTCTTTCCACTCTTTGGAAAGCTTTTCATTCTGAGGCAGGATATGCTCAATGGTATATTCGGCCACCTCAACGCGCTCCTTACGGCCATAGTTTTCCAGCCGCCTCAGCCAGTAACTGCAACTCCTGAAATTGTAGAGATTACGCACCGGCAATTCCCGTTTGAACTCCTCATCATTCGGGAAACGCCGATAGGAAGGAAGCAGAAGCAAATGGGCCTGAACGCTTTCCAGATAGCGGTCTTTTTTCAGAGCCTTTGTAAAGGTAGCGAAGGTCTTGTTGAGCGAATTAGTGGGGATGGCGCAGACGGCCCGGCGGAAGACATAAGATTCAATGAATCGCACCGTCGACACAAAATCATTCTTCGATAATATGTCCTTCGTATAATCGTGATAAAGTTCCAATAGGAAGGGATACGCCACATCCACCTTGAGCTCACGCAGGTCGCGAAAGGCGAGCTTGAGGTTTTGATCAGTCTCGGCTCCCAAAGCCATGGCACAAAAATAACGCGCAAAGTCTCGAATGTCGAAAACTAATGACTCCACCCCTGCCTCCGCTATAATAGGGGAGCGGGCATGAGCCTTAAAGGCATCGTATACGGCGTCCAATTTTGGAATATCGCCGGTCTTAACCGTCAAATAATGTCGCATGAAGCTGTCGAAGTGGGTGCCGTAGGCCTCCTGCCCGAAGTCCAGTTCCATAGGCCGCCAGAAATTCTCATAAAGGCGAATCTGCAAGTCCGGCTCCAGGCCCATCAAAATGAAGTTGCGGATTAAATCAGCCTGGGTTAGTTCCCGCCCGGTGGAGTTCATACTTTCAAAGATTAATTGCGAATTGTCCTGATCCCGGTTTAGCGCAATGTCCACAACCACCAGCTTGGCAATCCCATTGCATAGTGCGGTAAGATCACCCGCACATCCAGCAATCCATGTTTCAAAGAGTTTATAGTTCTCCGCGATACGCCGAGAATAATCTTTGGGTTGTTCGTTTCCGGTTACAACGGCAAGAAGCGAATCTTTGTCAGTCTGGGATAGAATTAGTTTATAATGACGCTCGTCTTTTTCTTCCGGGTTGATGAGATAGTAATTGCGTAACTTCCGGGGTGAGAAGCCCTCAACCGGTTCCCGGTCTTCATCCGGCAGATTATCCAGAGCCTTCGCCACTGCGGCTATCAGCAGCGCCATCGTGGTCAGGCGTTGTTGGCCATCAATAACCAGAAGCGGCGACTGGTACGTCACCTGATACAGTCCCTTTTCTATATAGACGATGGAGCCGACAAAATGAGCAGACACCTTTTCGTTACTGCCGGTGCGCAGGATATCGTCCCAGAGCTGCCTGCACTCACGCTCGGTCCAAGAATATGTGCGCTGGTAAATGGGAATAACAAACTGAGGTGACTTCTTTATAAAGTCTAAAAATCTTGCTTCGGTAGCTTTCATATTTCGACCTCCTCGGGAAAGGCAATATCTAACTCCAAAACATCTATCTCGCCGGATATGAGCTTGGGCAACAGCAGATCGCGGGTGCGGCGGAGGGTAGTGTTTTTTCGGCCAAAAGTAGCGATCTCTGAAAACAATGGAACACACAGGTCACAAAAGCGTTCCTGCAAATCCGCCGGTGGCACGCAACGATTTACCTTCTCAAGGTAATCTGACCATTTGAAATTAGAAATTCCAGTAGACTGTACTTGGTATTGCTCTATCTCACCAGATACATAAGCATCCAAGAAAGATAAGTAAAGAAGCTCGGACGCATATTGCTGTGAATCTGGCCGAATCCGTTTACAAAAACTAGCGCATATTACAGAGTCACCATTAAAGGCTGCGAACAGTTCAGATGATATTAATAAGGATCTACCTAACGGTTGGTCTTTACTACCACCAGACACTTCAAAAATAATATCACCCGGCATGAGACAACGTGATTTCAAGTTCGATGTTGTATGATACCTGAAAGGGACCTTTGAACAATTGCAGAAACGCGCATCTGGAATATCTGTGCCACGAATTACCCATGCAGGCACGGTGTGCCTCTCATCTGCGACATCCTTCCCCCATCCACCGCCAATATGCTCCGCTATGAGTGAGCCGAGCGCCTTCACCTCCCACCCTTCTGGAATCCGGCCGAGGGGAGAATCGGTGAAGCGGGCGTGCTGGTGGCCGGGGAAGCGGAACTTGACGAACCACTCGCGGTAGAGGTTCTGCGCCATCTCCTCCAGAATCTTGATCCGCTGCAGGTTGTTCTCAATCAGGTCGTCGTAGGCCGAGAGTATCGCCGCGATCTTCCGTTGGGTGGATAAGGAGGGGACGCGGATGTCAACTTCGGAAAGGCGCCCTCGTGCCAATTCTGTTTGACCCGTTGCTCCTTCACCCAGAGTCTCAATATACTTTTCGGCATCGAATAAAGCATAGCCAAAGTACCTGCCATCTAGTTGTTCAAGATCGGGTCTTACGATTGTGACGTGAGAGTCAACAATCGTGCTATTGACTGGTTTGAGGATTTGGGCCACCCGTCCCAAAGTTCCAACACCTGTAGAGTTAACGAGTCCATCCCATTGACATACGAACTTCTCGGGCTTAACCGATGTTTTCTCACTGTCAGAAAATCGAATCCTGCTGAAATCAACGCGCTGCTCCCGAATGCATCGCTGATTAATCACGACATAACCGTTCTCGTCGTACTTTGGTGAGATTCCACGAGATATAAACGTTGTAACCTCGGATAGGGGCTTTTTACTTGCCATCATTCCTTCTCCAACAACTTGACCACGTTCTCCGCGATCCGCTCTTCCAGTTCCCGCGCCTCGACATTGAGGACCTCCAGTTCCTCGTTCAGTTCCCCCAGCCGCTCATTAAAGTCAAAGTCGTCCTCGGTGCGGTCGGCTACGCCCACATAGCGGCCGGGATTGAGGCTCCAACCCTGGGATTCGATCTCGTTCAGCGTTGCCACCTTGCAAAGTCCTGCCACATCGGCATACTTGGGTTTCTTGCCGAAGTTTTCGGTCAGCAGTTCGAAGCTGCCGTGCAAATTCTCCGGTTCCTCGCCTCGGTAGAACCGGGCGATGTTGGCCAAAAACTCAATCTGTGCCGGGGTCCAGTCGCGGTGAGCGCGGTCGATCTGGCGGTAGAGGTGGCGGGCGTCGATAAAGAGAACCTTATCGGCGCGGTCGGTCTTGCGCTTGCTATTGTCGAAAAACCATAGGGTACAGGGCAGGGTCACGGTGTAGAAGAAGTTGGAACCGACGGCCACCATCACATCCACGGCGTGAGCTTCGATGAGCTGTTTGCGGATGTCCAGTTCCGAGCCGCGGGCGTCGGAGGCGGAGTTGGCCATGACGAATCCGCCCCGGCCGGTGTCGCTCAGAGCACTGTGGAAAAGTTGAATCCAAATGTAGTTGGCGTTGTCGGTGCGTGGCAGGCCGAAGGGAAAGCGCGGGTCGTCCTTGAGCCGGTCCTTGTCAACCCGATTTACATTAAAAGGCGGATTGGCCATTACGAAATCGAACTTGCCAGTGGAGCGATGCAAATCTTCATAGTAAGAGTTGCCCTGACGGATGTCGCCAGCAAGTCCATGCACGGCGAGGTTCATCTTGTTCAGCCTGACAGTTTCAGCAACCCTTTCCTGTCCGTATATGCTCAGTTCGGCGCCAGGATTCTTTTTGCGTTCCTCAACAAATCGGGCGCTCTGTACGAACATGCCGCCTGAGCCGCAGGCCGGGTCGAAGATGCGCCCATGGAATGGTTCGATAATACCAACAATAAGCTGGACGATGGCGGTAGGGGTGAAGAACTCGCCGCCCTTCTGGCCCTCACTCATGGCGAAGTGGCCAAGGAAGTATTCGTATATCTTGCCGAAAGCGTCTCCCTCGATATCCATGGGGACGGAGTTCATGGTCTTGAGCAGTTCTTTAAGCAGGGCGTTTTCAAAGCGGTTGTAGGTCTTGGGCAAGACGCCCTTGAGGTCGGGATTATCCGCCTCGATGGCGCGCATGGCGTCATTGATGGCCGCGCCAATGTTGGATCCCTCCGGCAATTTAATCAGTGCCGAGAAACGTGCTGCTTCGGGCAAATAGAGCACCCCCCGAGCCTGATAGTCGGCAGGGCCAATCTTCCGCCGTCCGCCGCCAGTGCCGGTCAATTCCATTGCCGCCGTCTGGAACTTGTGGTCGGCATATCGCAAAAAAACCAGTCCTAACACGGGGACAGAATATTCAGAAGATTTCAGTTTGGAATTAGCCCGCAGTTCGTCTGCAGCTGCCCACAGGCGGGCCTCAATCTGGTTGCCATTATGATTCATCCTTCCTCCCAAGGGCCGGATAATATACCTGCCAAGATTCGTCGAGTCCTTTCCGGACATGGCTCACCTTTGAAGAGGGTTGAACTCTCTCTGCTTTTCAAGCAAAAATGGGCAAGGCTGCCTCATAATTGTGTCCATCTTTTCCCAAATCACGGAGCCATATCTTAAATTATTTGTAAATACTTTAACTATATAAGATAACCCACGCAATTGAAGATGTCAACTCTGAGAACGCCCGAAAGCTCAATTGAATCTTCTGAATACAGGGGTCAGCCGGAATCAAGTCCTGTTGATAAGCTTCAAGGCGGCAAGCGCGGCTTTGACATCTCCGGCCGCCAATTGAGATCTCAGTAGAAACGGATTTTTCAGCAGGGCATCAATGGTTTTATCGTGTTCTTTCTGGCATTTATAGGTTAGATTATAACAATGTCTGCACCCGAAATATTTACCGTTCGGGGGCAAGTATAACTTCCCTACCCTTCTTTGGCAGATCCGATTTTCAACCACACATGGACAGATAAACCAATATCGCCTGCCACCGAAATAACAAGGCGTAGTTGTCAAATCAATTCGATAATTAAAACTTTGGGATTCCTCCTGGTGCTGATCTATGAGAGTATACGTCATCTCAAGATAAAGATTCTCGTGGAGATCACTCCTAACCCAGTATCCAAAGCTGCAGATCACTTTCCCTTGTCTATTTCTATATTGTAAACTCCAATATTTCCCTGGCCCACCCTTGAAGACTCCGTCTTTGGACATTTTGATCACATCCAAAGCCCAACATTGTTCAACCGTTTTTCGATTTGACCATTCCCACCTGCCCATTCGCTCCTCCTGGATTTGTTTTATCAGATTTTTACCTAAATCATTACACAAAATGTGCACTTTCAGGTAATCTCAAATTACTGTAATTCGTTAATTAGTAGAGCGTTATGGTTGAATTGCGCCATTTCCGGTTTGTGCACAATTTGTCCACTCATTTACGAAACGAAGCCAAGTTATGATTGCCCAGAAATATCAACATCGATAGCCATAGGAACCTGAGGATTCTCGCCTTTTCTTGCTGCTTGAAATCTTATGAGTTCATGCAAGGCTTTATAAATCTGTTTCTCAATTGTGGTCTCATACCGAGTCAGGTTCAGCCAAGCACCATTCTTGCCAAGCTCTCGCGAAACAACCCTATTCCAAGCTTTGGCATCACCAAATTCTATTCCATTCCAGTCCACACTACATTCAGCTAATTCAGCCTCTAAAAACTCGGTTTCGACATGCAGTACTCGTCGTAGCCGTCAAGTAATATCTCCTTGCTAAGTATGCCATGCTTCAAAGCATTATACCGAGTCAAAGAAGTGTTTTTTGGCCCAGTTGATTTTTTAGCATTATGGCGGTTTGCCTCTATTTTCTTCCTAGTGGTTTGCTTTGTCATTTTTCTCCTCGCCTGATCCTTTGAATTTTCCCTCAATTTCCTTTATGGTTTCCTCAATCGATCGACCACCATTCCACCAATGGAATCGCCTATCGCTTGAAAACGGTATGACCAGATCGTCGTATTGATCGATAAATGGCTTATGTCCCGTCTCCCTCTTGCTAGGTTCGTCCCTGTTGTCATTGGGCATAATTCCGTTTTGCCTACGATAACAAGCAATCAGACGTTCTCGAAGAGCCCGATGTATCTTAGGATCAAGTTGTTCAATCTGAGCCTTAAGACCTATTGTTTCCATAGGGGAATATCCTCCTGATATGTATTGATTAAAACCTCAGTATCCTCAGTATGGTCAGTTTCATCAGCCATCACTCCAGGTGATGCTGAGGTTACTGATGTTACTGAGCTTTTGCTCAAGCCGTATTTCTCCGCAATTCGCTCCAATTGGCCCGAATCCCAAATCATGGCAGATGTGCCATCGCTCATTTTGGCCTTTTTGATTCCAAGTGCCGAAAGCCTTTTTCCTACAAGTTGTGGAGTAAACTTATGTCTTTCTGATCTATCTTCATTTATTGCGCTCAAAATCTCTTTCTGCTGTAATAATCCATGTTCCACTTTATGCCTGAGAGCCAATGCGGCCTCCAAGATTTGGGCTTCAATTGTTTCGGACTTTTCGAGTCGACGCTCACCTTCCAGTTTCTCTATAAGGTTGATTAGCGCAGCTTCCCGGTTCGGCCTCACCACGCTTATTATTTGAAAAATTGGCTTAAGGATATCACCAAGCCTTCCAAGAGCTGGTTTTGGCCTATCCGGGAGGGATTGCTCCATGTGTCTGGCACGAAAACAAACCAACCTTTCCTTCAACGGCAGGGCTAATTCGGGTGTCACATCATTTTCGAATTGCTTGGATGTTTCCGGCATATTGATCTGGATTGCTCGGGTACCGAGAATTCGGTGAACTGGTTCATTGGTCCCGATAATGGTTGGTCCAAAGACTTCATAGTAAACCATATCTCGATGAGCACCACGTTCAGGGTAAAGCACACGTGGTACTTTGCTACCTTTCTCAAACCTCAAAAGAAGAATATCTTCGCTTCCATTTTTCTCAGCCTTTCGCCAAATATCCTTGACATCAAAGAATAAGGTAGCCTGGAGATCGTTGGCTACTCTAATAATATAGGCGTCTCGGAGCGATTCGACATGTATACCGCGGTAAGCCAGATTGATAATTCCTTTGCCCGTCCGAGTCTTTCCACGTTCCGGCACTGCGAATAGGCAAATGATCGGAGTATATTGAATCTGTTCGCGTAGATATGTGTGAAAATCCCAAGCCGTAATGAAGTCATAATACTCATCCGATGGTAATTCCGAAATTCGCTTATGATAATCTCTCAAATCATCATACAGGGCGCCATCGCTCTCTTCAGGAGTCAGTTCTTGTTCAATATTGTAAAATTCAAGTATCTTTTCTCCTCGAGGTAATAGCCATGGGATTTGCACTTTAGGCGGTGGTGTAAAAATATCTCCGTCAATTTCTACTTCCGATTGTATCTCAACTCCATCGCCATTTCTAACAAGAAACGCTGGCTCGCCGCAATTGGAAACGAGGTCGATTAGGCCATCAAAATGAGCAGTATATTTGGCTGTGTCATTCTTACTGGATGATTTATTTCTCTTTGCCTTACTTTCTTCTGATTCCTTCTTAATAAGCCTCCTATATGCGTCGATATCATCTTTTTTCAAATCGAACCGCGTCTTTATTACATGCGAGAGATACGCCTCGGCAGTGGCTGGATCAGTTTTTGAAATATCCAGCAGAATCGGCTTCAATCTCTCCGCTAATTCCACCTTATTCGTCTCAGGCGAAATACAGTTAATCTTATATTTGATCAGGTCTTCAGCTTCTTTCTTTATCTTCTCGAAATCTTCATTGGAATATTCTCTAAAATAATCATTAAGATCAAAACCATCCGGAAGCCGAATTATCCGGGCTTGGTTTCCTAATTTTTCGGCAATCTTGAGAGCAGCGGATTCACCTGGGGAATCAGCGTCCATACAGATATAAATCCGTTCACAACGTTCAAATTTATGGATATATTCATCTTTAAAACCCCCTGTACCATAGATGCCCACCGAAGAATACCCAGCCTGCACAGCCGCAATGCAATCCGGTATACCCTCTGCGATCAGTACCATCTTCTCGTATAACATATCCTCGTTAAACAAGTATTTAATCTTTCCGGGCATGTGTATATATTTCGGTTCTTGATTATCGAGACATCTTCCAGTCAGGTGCATAGCTTTGCCATGCCGGATATTAGGGAAAATAATGCGCTTATAGAAATAATCCCGGAGGACACCATCATCACCCTGTTTTAGTAGGCCTGTTTGTATACACGCTTCCGCCGGATATTCTTTAACCTTCAGCAAAAAATCCCTCAATGTCCCATCAGCATAGCCGATTTGAAAATCTTTTATCGTTTTCTCCGTAAAACCACGCTCCTTTGTCAAATATGCCTTTGCCTGATGGGTCAATCTCCCGTGGTAAAAACTTACGGCCTCGGACAGGATTTCGCCGTAAATTCTTCTTTTCTCAATATCCTCAGCTTCCTGGCTGGTAAACGATGGGTTTGCCACACCGGCTCCTGATGCGAGTTCTTTAACGACATCCATAAACCCCTTTTTCTCAAATAGTATGAGGAATTTAAAGACGTCACCTCC from Candidatus Zixiibacteriota bacterium includes the following:
- a CDS encoding class I SAM-dependent DNA methyltransferase encodes the protein MNHNGNQIEARLWAAADELRANSKLKSSEYSVPVLGLVFLRYADHKFQTAAMELTGTGGGRRKIGPADYQARGVLYLPEAARFSALIKLPEGSNIGAAINDAMRAIEADNPDLKGVLPKTYNRFENALLKELLKTMNSVPMDIEGDAFGKIYEYFLGHFAMSEGQKGGEFFTPTAIVQLIVGIIEPFHGRIFDPACGSGGMFVQSARFVEERKKNPGAELSIYGQERVAETVRLNKMNLAVHGLAGDIRQGNSYYEDLHRSTGKFDFVMANPPFNVNRVDKDRLKDDPRFPFGLPRTDNANYIWIQLFHSALSDTGRGGFVMANSASDARGSELDIRKQLIEAHAVDVMVAVGSNFFYTVTLPCTLWFFDNSKRKTDRADKVLFIDARHLYRQIDRAHRDWTPAQIEFLANIARFYRGEEPENLHGSFELLTENFGKKPKYADVAGLCKVATLNEIESQGWSLNPGRYVGVADRTEDDFDFNERLGELNEELEVLNVEARELEERIAENVVKLLEKE
- a CDS encoding DUF262 domain-containing protein translates to MKATEARFLDFIKKSPQFVIPIYQRTYSWTERECRQLWDDILRTGSNEKVSAHFVGSIVYIEKGLYQVTYQSPLLVIDGQQRLTTMALLIAAVAKALDNLPDEDREPVEGFSPRKLRNYYLINPEEKDERHYKLILSQTDKDSLLAVVTGNEQPKDYSRRIAENYKLFETWIAGCAGDLTALCNGIAKLVVVDIALNRDQDNSQLIFESMNSTGRELTQADLIRNFILMGLEPDLQIRLYENFWRPMELDFGQEAYGTHFDSFMRHYLTVKTGDIPKLDAVYDAFKAHARSPIIAEAGVESLVFDIRDFARYFCAMALGAETDQNLKLAFRDLRELKVDVAYPFLLELYHDYTKDILSKNDFVSTVRFIESYVFRRAVCAIPTNSLNKTFATFTKALKKDRYLESVQAHLLLLPSYRRFPNDEEFKRELPVRNLYNFRSCSYWLRRLENYGRKERVEVAEYTIEHILPQNEKLSKEWKEALGTEWERIRDTWLHTLGNLTLTGYNSEYGDRTFGEKRNMQGGFKESPLKLNQDLGQLENWNEETIKARAQRLKDSVVEVWRAPKLDADILTAYRPKVESTTGYSIDDHPHLLSGLGQELFAAFRKEVLALDPAVSEEFLKLYVAYKAETNFVDVIPQAKRLRLALNMHFADINDPRGLCRDVTNVSRWGNGDVEVGFTSVEELPYIIALVRQSFDRQMGNGSEH
- a CDS encoding restriction endonuclease subunit S — encoded protein: MMASKKPLSEVTTFISRGISPKYDENGYVVINQRCIREQRVDFSRIRFSDSEKTSVKPEKFVCQWDGLVNSTGVGTLGRVAQILKPVNSTIVDSHVTIVRPDLEQLDGRYFGYALFDAEKYIETLGEGATGQTELARGRLSEVDIRVPSLSTQRKIAAILSAYDDLIENNLQRIKILEEMAQNLYREWFVKFRFPGHQHARFTDSPLGRIPEGWEVKALGSLIAEHIGGGWGKDVADERHTVPAWVIRGTDIPDARFCNCSKVPFRYHTTSNLKSRCLMPGDIIFEVSGGSKDQPLGRSLLISSELFAAFNGDSVICASFCKRIRPDSQQYASELLYLSFLDAYVSGEIEQYQVQSTGISNFKWSDYLEKVNRCVPPADLQERFCDLCVPLFSEIATFGRKNTTLRRTRDLLLPKLISGEIDVLELDIAFPEEVEI
- a CDS encoding CHC2 zinc finger domain-containing protein → MSNSELRRFLDKVRGNVDIAQVIGQHVRLDSRLWGLCPFHKDNNPSFHVHKAGQFFKCFGCGIGGDVFKFLILFEKKGFMDVVKELASGAGVANPSFTSQEAEDIEKRRIYGEILSEAVSFYHGRLTHQAKAYLTKERGFTEKTIKDFQIGYADGTLRDFLLKVKEYPAEACIQTGLLKQGDDGVLRDYFYKRIIFPNIRHGKAMHLTGRCLDNQEPKYIHMPGKIKYLFNEDMLYEKMVLIAEGIPDCIAAVQAGYSSVGIYGTGGFKDEYIHKFERCERIYICMDADSPGESAALKIAEKLGNQARIIRLPDGFDLNDYFREYSNEDFEKIKKEAEDLIKYKINCISPETNKVELAERLKPILLDISKTDPATAEAYLSHVIKTRFDLKKDDIDAYRRLIKKESEESKAKRNKSSSKNDTAKYTAHFDGLIDLVSNCGEPAFLVRNGDGVEIQSEVEIDGDIFTPPPKVQIPWLLPRGEKILEFYNIEQELTPEESDGALYDDLRDYHKRISELPSDEYYDFITAWDFHTYLREQIQYTPIICLFAVPERGKTRTGKGIINLAYRGIHVESLRDAYIIRVANDLQATLFFDVKDIWRKAEKNGSEDILLLRFEKGSKVPRVLYPERGAHRDMVYYEVFGPTIIGTNEPVHRILGTRAIQINMPETSKQFENDVTPELALPLKERLVCFRARHMEQSLPDRPKPALGRLGDILKPIFQIISVVRPNREAALINLIEKLEGERRLEKSETIEAQILEAALALRHKVEHGLLQQKEILSAINEDRSERHKFTPQLVGKRLSALGIKKAKMSDGTSAMIWDSGQLERIAEKYGLSKSSVTSVTSASPGVMADETDHTEDTEVLINTYQEDIPLWKQ